gattttgacaATATCTCTGGCTATAGTGCTTACATGATGGACCTCTTTCCACACACTCCTTCGTCTCATCACCTTATATTGTTTTTACACACAAGTAAAGTCGTCCATTAACTTGTTTCCATTATTTgagcattgttttatttatttgtaaggctGCTTTATGTTGAAGTGTTTAATGGCTTTTAATGATGAGACTTTTTTTAGTAATCAGGCTCTCAAAAATGTAGATTTATTGACCAACATATTGGTCATCGGCCTCCATATTTAAAGAATAATCGGTCTCGGCCGAATGTtaatatcggtgcatccctagaccGGTGTGACTGAAGGGTTATGTGGTGTGTGACCCGGTGTGTCAGATGCAggctggggtcagaggtcactcacCACTCTGATGAACTCAAACAGCTCGATGATGGCAGAGTTCAGCAGGTTATATCTGGTGCCGTTGTCCAGCAGCGCGTTGATGACCGGCTCGAACAGGTTTCCTTTCACGATGTAGCGGTTGTAATACTCGTCCTTCAGGCCGATGATTCTCCTCATGAAGCGCAGCGCACCTGGACAATCACACAATCACCTGCATTACTGACGAGCGTCTGATCACTCGCTCTAACACAAGGACACCGCATCATCACGGATCACTGCTTCACACCAGGTTAGGGAGCCCAAATTATTCTGCtgaaaatagttaaaaaaaagctCTTTCTGCCAAAGAAGCAAGAAACACAATAGATTGCTCTGACATTTTTGGTGACATTCTCAAATAGTGTCCAATGGACCTGATAAAGCAGATATAATGCAGCACACACGTCTGCATGTTACAGTGTGATgtgtttctgtgatgctccgccgtgttttcagcatcattcctccagtcttcagcatcacgtGATCTTCAGGAATCATATGCTgtcagtgtgtgatgtgtgtaaTCAGTGTGCAGAACTCACAGAGCGCCAGGAAGCTGTGTCTGGAGTTCATGAGCGTCAGCACCCTCCTCAGCAGGTCTCTGGTCATGATGTAGCTCTTGATGTGGTACGAGTGATGCTCCACACAGAAGGTGAGCAGCTCCAGGATCAGAGCCAGCAGCTGCGCCGTCTGGAAgttatctgacacacacacacacacagattggtAATTTCACtcatgaatgattattttaggttcaagCGTGAGTAATGATCCTGAGACGAGTCGAGTTCAGCTGTTTCTAAAGCACCTGCTGTTCAAACCAGACTCAGAATGGACTGGAGGAACCTCAGAGTCAGTGTGGAACCATTCCTTGGTTTATCTgatcagggtgtgtgtgtgtgtgtgtgtaaacacagtGTATAGAGCAGCGGGGTACCTGGACACACGGGGTTAACTCGAGCCGCTCCCTCGCTCAGATCtgtggacagacagagagagagagagaggtgttgaCATGTGCCTCACAGACGCGGACCGCTGCAGCCGAGCAGCCGTGTGTCTCACCTGGGTCCTCCTCGGCCGTGTTAGCCAGCAGCGGAGCCGTCAGCACGTGCATACAGTACTTGTAGAAGAAGCTGAGGAACTCGCTCTTCTCCGCcttctgtccacacacacacacacacacacacagagacagaggtgAGATCAGTGCTCTCAGTGTGAGCGGGTCAGGGGTGACGTGTGACTCACGCTGGCCGGAGCGAGCATGTTCTCGGGGTCGATGAGGGTCCTCAGGAGCCCCATCAGCTGCACTGCACCGCCCAGCTCCGGGTCCGAGTCACAGATCATCTGCTTGATCACCACGTTAATCAGCAGCACGTCCTGGACACAGCACACACTCTTCATCTCACACCGAACATACGGAGTCGTGACAGACGTCCagacacatgtgtgtgtgtgatactcaCGTCGTCGGCCTGCTGCGGCTCCTGCATGACGAACTCACGCACCATAGACGGACTGAACTCCACCAGGTAAGAGAAGATGTCTGTGGCCGCAGCCTTCACCTGCACGTCCTCCAtgcccttcacacacacacacacacacacacctcctgatCACCTGACAGAAACCATCTCCTCATGATAACCGCTGGTCATGGCCATGGTTTCACACCACAGAATCACAGTGTTAGAGACAGTGATGAGACGAATATTAACACACCTCACAAACACCACCAGAGACTGCTGGGACACAAATACACCATCTATTCTGTGTGATCGTATGTTTACTGTCCTCAAGTTTCCTCAGTTACAGTGTCTCTCTCTGAGGTTTACTCGGTGATGACTGGATGTCTTGCTCTATATTAGAGATCTCCTGAGTGTGGTCGTGCTGTTActctgtgatgtgtgtgtgtgtagtcgaGGAATTAAACACTCGTGACAGCTAAAGGAACAGGATTCCCTGATTTCTCATCATTAGTGATTGTGATGTATTAACCCTGTCCTCACCATCACGATCTCCAGCGCTGGTAAGATGCCCAGATTGGCCAGAGTCTTGAAGAAGGCGTCTCTGTTCTGAGGCTGCAGCGTTTGTGAGAAAGCACAGAACTCCTTGAAGAAGTTCACCTGCAGACACAGAGAGGACAGGTGTGAacccctgctgtgtgtgtgtgtgtgtgtgtgtgtgtgtgtgtgtgtgtgagtgtgtgtgtgtgagtgtgtgatgtaCCAGCTCTCTCCTCTTGCTGTCCTCTGTagcttcatctgtgagctgagcGAACACCTCCGTCAGGAACTTCTCATcctcctgagacacacacacacacacacacacacacacacacacacacacagagcgttACACACCTCTCTCATCTCATCTCCACACCTTCTCATGTTCGAGCACAGACCCTTTtttaacatgtttatatttcacgAAGAGCTGTGCAGGGTTTGGTCTGAAAAGGACAGCTGTCTCATTTAGAGACCGTCCTGAATCTCATATGTTGAGATGAATCAGGGGAAGTTGTGAGTTATATTGCATTGTGAGGAGAGTGAACCGTTACATCACTAGAAATACTTCACTTGAAAATGTATCTATTAAAATTGAATGAAcagttacattttttacatttaatattaataacattaatatttttacattaataacaGAATACAATTCAATATGAATAGCACACTTCTGCCACAATACCACGGTGCAGGTGTTACTACAGTAGATTCATGGTAAAAGATGCTGGTTTGTAGATTGAAGAGTGTGTTTTGTTCTGCTTCACTGGTGTTCCTGGCTGAACTCAAGCGCTTGGATCTCACAGATCTGTTTAGTGTGCTGTGACCAACACTCATCTGCTCTAGTGAGCTCGCAACCACTGTGCTGCGGTTTGAACTTCGAGCTGAGTGGATAGACGCGGTGTGTCACCGTTTAGAGGAGTATTAGCGCTGAAACCATTGGTCATCATTATCGAGATCAAAAAACTGTCCAGAAATATGTGTGTTGAGTAGTCTCTCAATCTCATATAAGCTGACGTAAGATCCTGCAGTAACgtggtttgaccagtgtggcgctgtagctcAAGACTGTAATCAGTCCTCCTGGACACATGTCAAGAGAAGAAGACACAGCTCTCCAGCGCAAACACAGCTGAACCCGAAGCTGCCGAGCCGTGTTTGGATCAATGTGTGAATATATGCTGCACGTTCCTCTCAACAACACAGTAAACAACAAAACTGACAGCggtgagaaagcagcagttaagaaagcactGCACAGATTACAGTGATGTGATGAGAGATCAAAGCTTGCTCTAGCTCAGGACTGCACAGACACAGAACCACACTTGAGCAGAAGTGTCTCCGGCACGCTCACGATACGACTTTAGTGTGAGGAGACCCTGAAACACATCTCCTGAGATGTTAACACTTATCAACAGGTTACACATCAGTGAACACAACAACAGCACTCATTATGTCTATGTGGGTACTTTTTTCATTTTGCTCCGCCATTTTGTTCTTTGGGTTAAAAAGAAAAGTCGAACCTACATTACGAGAAATTAGGTATATATGTGTTAACTTAGTGTCTGCAGGATATGCCTCGTGCTTTTCTCAGTATTATTCATGAGAATGAACTCTTGTGATCCGATCACTGCGCTCTGTTATGCACAAGGTCGTCTTACAGCAGACAATTCTAAATTTATTCAAGTTTATGAACATATTTCATATTCTCTCATGCTCCGAACACGAGCCAGCAccgttctgtgatcagcagtgaATCTCCATCACATGCATTCACTCCACAGAGCCCTGGTCCACTGGCATTATCacattcataatcgcagatgaatcgcattcGATTGAACGTGCTATCGTATAGCTcatcagtgaactacagctctgtgtggTGAAAGagagcaggtgatggagattcactactgatcacagaaccaCACCTGAGATGAATTACACAGCCCGCACCTGCAGCATGCTGACGATCTCCACTTTATTGAAGAAGATGAAGGAGGACAGCGTGGACAGGAAGTTGTCCTCGAAGACGGACTGCGTGGGCAGGATGATGTCCTGGATGTACTGCACGCGGTAGGTCTGGTGGATCTTCTGCCGCAGCTCTGAGTCTGTGATGGGGATCACCTCTCTGAAGCGGGCCGTCTGCGTCAGGAACTCCCGGTGGCTCTTGGGCTGCAGCAGCGCCGGCTCGTACTCCAGACAGCCCACCACGTCCATGATGCAGTCGTCAGAGAACATCACCTCGAACAGCGTGGCCTTGTTGAGGAAGAGCAGGCCGCGCA
This window of the Carassius gibelio isolate Cgi1373 ecotype wild population from Czech Republic chromosome B13, carGib1.2-hapl.c, whole genome shotgun sequence genome carries:
- the ppp4r3b gene encoding serine/threonine-protein phosphatase 4 regulatory subunit 3B isoform X1, producing MSDTRRRVKVYTLNEERQWEDRGTGHVCCSEADSLTVTGEADGSLLLESRISPDTAYQKQQDTLIVWSEAENCDLALSFQEKAGCDEIWEKICQVQGKDPSVEITQDPVDESEEERFEDTPESAQLLELPPCEPERLEELAELVTSVLPSPVRRERLALALLSSGYIRKLLQLFRASEEAGDRRGLQQLYQIVRGLLFLNKATLFEVMFSDDCIMDVVGCLEYEPALLQPKSHREFLTQTARFREVIPITDSELRQKIHQTYRVQYIQDIILPTQSVFEDNFLSTLSSFIFFNKVEIVSMLQEDEKFLTEVFAQLTDEATEDSKRRELVNFFKEFCAFSQTLQPQNRDAFFKTLANLGILPALEIVMGMEDVQVKAAATDIFSYLVEFSPSMVREFVMQEPQQADDDVLLINVVIKQMICDSDPELGGAVQLMGLLRTLIDPENMLAPASKAEKSEFLSFFYKYCMHVLTAPLLANTAEEDPDLSEGAARVNPVCPDNFQTAQLLALILELLTFCVEHHSYHIKSYIMTRDLLRRVLTLMNSRHSFLALCALRFMRRIIGLKDEYYNRYIVKGNLFEPVINALLDNGTRYNLLNSAIIELFEFIRVEDIRSLTAHIVDNFTTALESIEYVQTFKGLKQRYEQEKERQSRGFSRYRRDTRSFEEDEDTWLNEDEEEDEVPDTGLDKCKSDYGKFMESEKVKESQDKENQAKRKFSFCHSAGAANTANGSRPPPSTSSSRAAAPPSGQTARTGLVDYPDDEDEEDEEEDAEEEQAPHKRPRLGS
- the ppp4r3b gene encoding serine/threonine-protein phosphatase 4 regulatory subunit 3B isoform X2 — its product is MSDTRRRVKVYTLNEERQWEDRGTGHVCCSEADSLTVTGEADGSLLLESRISPDTAYQKQQDTLIVWSEAENCDLALSFQEKAGCDEIWEKICQVQGKDPSVEITQDPVDESEEERFEDTPESAQLLELPPCEPERLEELAELVTSVLPSPVRRERLALALLSSGYIRKLLQLFRASEEAGDRRGLQQLYQIVRGLLFLNKATLFEVMFSDDCIMDVVGCLEYEPALLQPKSHREFLTQTARFREVIPITDSELRQKIHQTYRVQYIQDIILPTQSVFEDNFLSTLSSFIFFNKVEIVSMLQEDEKFLTEVFAQLTDEATEDSKRRELVNFFKEFCAFSQTLQPQNRDAFFKTLANLGILPALEIVMGMEDVQVKAAATDIFSYLVEFSPSMVREFVMQEPQQADDDVLLINVVIKQMICDSDPELGGAVQLMGLLRTLIDPENMLAPASAEKSEFLSFFYKYCMHVLTAPLLANTAEEDPDLSEGAARVNPVCPDNFQTAQLLALILELLTFCVEHHSYHIKSYIMTRDLLRRVLTLMNSRHSFLALCALRFMRRIIGLKDEYYNRYIVKGNLFEPVINALLDNGTRYNLLNSAIIELFEFIRVEDIRSLTAHIVDNFTTALESIEYVQTFKGLKQRYEQEKERQSRGFSRYRRDTRSFEEDEDTWLNEDEEEDEVPDTGLDKCKSDYGKFMESEKVKESQDKENQAKRKFSFCHSAGAANTANGSRPPPSTSSSRAAAPPSGQTARTGLVDYPDDEDEEDEEEDAEEEQAPHKRPRLGS